From the Astatotilapia calliptera chromosome 6, fAstCal1.2, whole genome shotgun sequence genome, one window contains:
- the dctpp1 gene encoding glutamyl-tRNA(Gln) amidotransferase subunit B, mitochondrial, with the protein MMATNGKDACGVNEEAHTAAVNGDCAEASPQSKRPQRFTFSSEPSIEDIRRMQADFTDERDWNQFHQPRNLLLAMVGEVGEVAELFQWKGEVAEGLPDWTETEREQLAHELSDVLIYLVELAEKCRVDLPQAVLRKMALNRLKYPASKVQGSAKKYTEYKD; encoded by the coding sequence atgatGGCAACAAACGGAAAAGACGCGTGTGGGGTCAATGAAGAGGCGCACACAGCTGCGGTAAACGGAGATTGTGCAGAGGCGTCGCCGCAGTCGAAGCGGCCGCAGAGGTTCACCTTCAGCTCCGAGCCCTCCATCGAGGATATTAGGCGCATGCAGGCCGATTTTACGGACGAGCGAGACTGGAACCAGTTTCACCAGCCCCGCAACCTTCTGCTGGCCATGGTCGGGGAGGTGGGCGAGGTGGCAGAGCTCTTCCAGTGGAAGGGAGAGGTAGCCGAGGGCCTGCCGGACTGGACCGAGACCGAGCGGGAGCAGCTGGCGCACGAGCTCAGCGACGTGTTGATCTACCTCGTGGAGCTGGCCGAGAAGTGTCGCGTGGATCTCCCACAAGCGGTGCTCCGTAAAATGGCTCTAAACCGTCTGAAATACCCCGCCAGCAAAGTGCAGGGGTCAGCCAAGAAGTACACGGAGTATAAAGACTGA